The sequence GCTCCTCGTGACGGTCACCGGCGACGTCGAAGGAGAAGATCCGGCCACGCTCGGTCGGATCGTCGTGGTCGATGTCGTAGCCCACGAGCAGCGGGATGGCCGCGAGCCCCTGCATGGCGGCGCCGAGGTTCCCGCGGACCATGGACGCGAGACGACTCACCTTGCCGTCGAGGGTGAGCGAGACGCCCTCGATCTTCTCGTAGTGCTCCAGCTCGACCGCGAACAACCGCACCATCTCGATCGCGATCCCGGCGGTACCGGCGATGCCTGCGGCCGAGTACTCGTCGGTGATGTAGACCTTCTGCACGTCGCGGTTGGCGATCAGATTCCCTGCCGTGGAACGTCGATCACCCGCGAGTACCACGCCACCGGGATACGACACCGCGACGATCGTGGTGCCGTGCGGGATCTCGTCGGTCGCTGTGCCCATGAGAGTCATCCGCTCAGCCCGGTGCTGCGGGAGCTGTTCGGGCGCATGCATCCGGACGTACTCGGTGAACGACGAGATGTCTGCTCCCAACAGCGAAGAGGGAGATGCCGGCCGCGTGGATTGGTAGGGGTGCAGTGATCCGAACCGATCGCTCACTGGCCGCCCTTCTGCACGTAGGCACGCACGAAGTCTTCCGCGTTCTCCTCGAGCACGTCGTCGATCTCGTCGAGCAGGTCGTCGGTGTCCTCGGCAAGCTTCTCGCGGCGTTCCTGGCCGGCTCCGCCGTCCGAACCGATGTCATCATCGTCGTCGCCGCCACCGCGCTTGGTCTGTTCCTGCGCCATCTGCTGCCTCCTTCAACCGATTCGGCCCGCTCGGACCGAGATCCGGCACATCGTGGCCGGACTCCACATCGTGTAACTCCACACCCTACCGGTGCACACGCCCGCCGGGGCGGAAGCGAACACGCCCGCCGCGTGGTCCCGTCAGGCGGTCGTCGTCAGCTGGTCGACGAGTTCCGCGGCGGAATTCACCGAATCCAGGAGCTCCCCCACATGCGCGCGACTGCCCCGCAGCGGCTCGAGGGTGGGGATCCGGACCAGCGAGTCGCCACCGAGGTCGAAGATCACCGAATCCCAGCTCGCCGCCGCGATCTCCGCGCCGAACCGCCGCAGACACTCGCCGCGGAAGTACGCGCGGGTGTTCTCCGGGGGTTGGTTGATCGCCCGCAGCACGTCGTTCTCGTCGACGAGGCGCTTCATCGATCCGCGCGCCACGAGCCGGTTGTAGAGCCCCTTGTCCAACCGGACATCCGAGTACTGGAGGTCGATCAGCTGCAGTCGCGGCGCCGACCATCCCAGACCCTCGCGCTGGCGGAATCCCTCCAGGATGCGCAGCTTGGCAGGCCAATCGAGGATGTCGGCACACTCCATCGGATCGCGTTCGAGCCGATCCAGGACGTCGGCCCAGGTCTCGAGTACGTGTGCCGCCCGGGTGTCGTCGCTGCGTTCGGTCTCGTGGAACTTCATGCACCGCTCGAGGTACTCGCGCTGCAACGCGAGCGCGGTCAGTTCCCGTCCATCGGTGAGGGCGACCGTCGCTGCCAGCGTCGGGTCGTGACTGATGGTGTGCACGGCCTGGACCGGCCGGGCCAGTTCGATGTCGGAGAAGTCGACTCCCGCCTCGATCAGGTCCAGCACCAGGGCGGTGGTCCCCACCTTGAGGTAGGTCGCGGTCTCGGCCAGGTTCGCGTCGCCGATGATCACGTGCAGTCGGCGGTACCGTTCCGGATCGGCATGGGGCTCGTCACGGGTGTTGATGATGCCGCGCTTGAGGGTGGTCTCGAGTCCGACCTCCACCTCGATGTAGTCCGAACGCTGCGACAGCTGGTAGCCGGCTTCGTCGCCGGACTGGCCGATGCCGACCCGGCCCGAACCGGTGATCACCTGGCGGGACGCGAAGAAGGTGGTGAGACCGGCGATGACCGCGGTGAACGGGGTGTCCCGGTTCATCAGGTAGTTCTCGTGGGTGCCGTAGGACGCGCCCTTACCGTCGATGTTGTTCTTGTAGAGCTGCAGACGGGGCGCACCCGGGACGCTGGCGACATGCCGGGCGGCCGCCTCCATGACCCGCTCCCCGGCCTTGTCCCAGATGACCGCATCCATCGGGTCGGTGACCTCGGGAGCCGAGTACTCAGGGTGCGCGTGGTCGACGTAGAGCCGGGCACCGTTGGTCAGGATCATGTTCGCCGCGCCGATCTCGTCGGCATCGATGATGGGGGCCGGCCCCGCGCCCCGACCGAGGTCGAATCCGCGGGCATCGCGAAGTGGCGACTCCACCTCGTAATCCCAGCGTGTGCGCTTGGCACGCGGCACACCGGCGGCCGCGGCATACGCCAGGACTGCCTGCGTGGAGGTCATGATCGGGTTCGCGGTCGGGTCGCCGGGAGCGGAGATCCCGTACTCGACCTCGGTGCCGATGATTCGCTGCATGCTACGAGCGTAGATGTTCATCGTGCCGCGGTCGCACCCTCGCCCCTGTCTCGGTAGCGTCGACGCGGTGAAAGCCTTCCGCCGGTTCACCGTTCGGGTGCCGCTACCAGCCGAGCTCACCGACCTCACCGACCTCGCCCACAATCTCCGCTGGGCGTGGCACTCCCCGACCCAGGATCTGTTCGCCGCGATCGACCCGGCGCTGTGGCACGAGACGGCGGACCCGCTACGTCTGCTCGCCGAGGTCGACCCCGACCGCATCGCCGAACTGTCCCGGGACCACGCCTTCCTCGACCGGCTCGCGACCGCACGTGAGGATCTCGAACGCTACGTCGCGCGGCCTCGGTGGTTCGGCGACTACGTCGCCGGACTCGACTCGGAAGCCGTTGCACCGCAGTCCATTGCGTACTTCTCGATGGAGTTCGGGATCTCCGAGGTGCTGCCGATCTACTCGGGTGGGCTCGGCATCCTCGCCGGCGATCATCTCAAGGCCGCCTCCGACCTCGGGCTGCCGTTGATCGGTGTCGGCCTGTTCTACCGGTCGGGTTATTTCCACCAGAGTCTGACCGACGACGGCTGGCAGGTCGAACGCTATCCGGTCAACGACCCGACCTCGCTGCCGCTGCGGATCCTCGCCGACGAGGGCGGTCCGGTGATCGTGACGATCTCGATGCCGGGCGGCCGGACGCTCGACGCCCAGGTGTGGGTGGCGACGGTCGGGCGGATCCCGCTGTTGCTGCTCGACTCCGATCTGCCCGCCAACGACGAGGAGCTGCGCAACGTCACCGACCGGCTCTACGGCGGGGACCAGGACCACCGGATCAAACAGGAGATACTGCTCGGCATCGGGGGTGTGCGTGCGGTGCGGGAGTACGTCCGGATCACCGGGCATGCGGTCCCGACCGTCTTCCACATGAACGAGGGCCACGCCGGGTTCCTCGGTGTCGAACGAATCCGTGAGATGTGTACCGCTCCCGATCCCCTTGATTTCGACACCGCGGAGGCCGTGGTCCGGGCGTCGAATGTCTTCACGACCCACACCCCGGTCCCGGCGGGCATCGACAGATTTCCACTCGACATGGTGCGCTACTACCTCGACGCGGACGAGACCGGGAACTCCCGATTGGTCCCCGGCCTGTCTGTGGCCACCGTGCTCGACCTCGGTGACGAGGCGGATCCGGGCGTCTTCAACATGGCGCACATGGGCTTTCGGCTCGGACAGCGCAGCAATGGCGTATCGCAGTTGCACGGTGCGGTGAGCCGTGAGATGTTCGCCGATCTGTGGCCCGGGTTCGACGCGGGCGAGGTCCCCATCGGCGCCGTCACCAACGGGGTGCACGGGCCGACGTGGACGGCGCGGCGCTGGCAGGAACTCGCCGCGGGCGACGGCCACGCCGCTGTCGTCGGCGACCTGCCTGCCGACGAGATCTGGGAAATCCGTTCCACCCTGCGGGCCCGACTGGTCGACGAGGTGCGTCGTCGAGCACACACCAGCGGACGCGAGCGTGGGTTCACCGACGCCGAACTGGGGTGGACGTCCGACATCTTCGATCCGGCCGCGTTGACCATCGGCTTCGCCCGCCGTGCGGCCACCTACAAGCGACTCACCCTGATGCTGCGCGACCCCGAACGGCTGCGACGGATCCTCACCGACCCGGACCGGCCGGTGCAGCTGGTCGTCGCGGGCAAGGCGCACCCGGCCGACAACGGTGCCAAGGCTCTCATCCAGCAGGTGGTCCGATTCACCGACGACCCGGCGCTCCGGGATCGGATCGTGTTCCTGCCGGACTACGACATCTCGATGGCCCGCGAGATCTACTCCGGGTGCGACGTCTGGTTGAACAACCCGGTTCGCCCGATGGAGGCCTGCGGGACGTCCGGGATGAAGTCCGCCATGAACGGCGGCCTGAATCTGTCCATCCTCGACGGTTGGTGGGATGAGATGGCCGACGGTGAGAACGGCTGGGCCATCCCGTCGGCGGAGGGGGTCTCCGACGAGCACCGTCGCGACGACCTCGAGGCGGAGGCTCTCTATGCGCTGCTCGAGGAGACCGTGATCCCGATGTTCTACAACCGGTCGACCACCGGTGTGCCGGAGCGCTGGGTGGAGATGGTCCGCCACACGCTGAATCGACTCGGACCCCGGGTGCAGGCGTCGCGAATGGTCCGCGACTACACGACTGCCCTCTATGGCCCGGCGGCCACCCAGTTCGCCTCCATCTGCGCCGACGATTTCGCGCCGGCGCGTGACCTCGCCGACTACCGGCACCTGCTCGATCAGAGCTGGCCTGCGGTGCAGGTCGCCGGCATCGACGAAGCGGGCACGGGCGATTCACTCGCCGAGGACAGCCCGCAGCGGGTGAGCCTCACGCTCACCGCCCATGTCGCCCTGGGAGAGCTGACCGCGGACCGGGTCAGGGTCCAGGCGCTGGTCGGTCGGGTGACCGACGAGGGCGAGATCCTGGACCCGGTGATCGCCGAGATGTCGCCGGCGCCCGGAGCCGACCCATCGGGACGGACGCTGTTCGTCGCGACGGTGCGCCCCGCGCGCTCCGGTCGCCACGGCTACACGGCGCGGGTCCTGCCCCGGCATCCACAACTCTCCGACGACGCCGAACTCGGGCTGGTGCGCTACCCCGTCGGGACGGCCGCAGACGCGGGACCCGGCCACCCGGCGCCCCACGTGCCGGGCTGACACCCGAGGGCGATGGGCCGGCCGGCGCCGAGCAAACCCGAAAGCAGGCGGGCCGGCCCGCCGACCAAAACCGGTCCCGGTCCCTGAGGAGCGAGCCTGCGAGCGTCACCAAGGACCGAAACCCCGCGCAGTACCGCTACAGGTACTGGCCGGTGTTGGTCTCGGTGTCGATCGCGCGGCTCGCACCTGCGCTCTTGCCGGTGACCAGCGTGCGGATGTAGACGATCCGCTCGCCCTTCTTGCCCGATATCCGGGCCCAGTCATCCGGGTTGGTGGTGTTCGGCAGGTCCTCGTTCTCGGCGAACTCGTCGAGGATCGAGTCGAACAGGTGCTGCACCCGAAGACCTGGCGCACCGGTGTCGAGCTGCGACTTGATGGCGTACTTCTTGGACCGGTCGACGACGTTCTGGATCATGGCGCCGGAGTTGAAGTCCTTGAAGTACATGATCTCCTTGTCGCCGTTGGCGTAGGTGACCTCGAGGAACCGGTTGTCGTCGCTCTCGGCGTACATCCGTTCCACGACCCGCTCGATCATCGCGTTGACACACGCAGTGCGATCTCCGCCGAACTCGTTGAGATCGTCGGCGTGGACCGGTAGCTGCTCGGTCAGGTACTTGGAGAAGATGTCCATCGCCGACTCGGCGTCCGGACGTTCGATCTTGATCTTCACGTCGAGTCGACCCGGTCGCAGGATCGCGGGGTCGATCATGTCCTCGCGGTTCGACGCGCCGATCACGATGACGTTCTCGAGGCCCTCGACGCCGTCGATCTCGCTGAGCAACTGCGGCACGACGGTGGTCTCGACGTCCGAGGAGACGCCGGAGCCACGGGTTCGGAAGATCGAATCCATCTCGTCGAAGAAGACGATCACCGGGGTGCCCTCGGACGCCTTCTCGCGGGCCCGCTGGAAGATCAGCCGGATATGACGCTCCGTCTCGCCGACGAACTTGTTCAGTAGCTCGGGGCCCTTGATGTTCAGGAAGTAGGACTTCGCTTCCTTCGCGTCGTCACCGCGAACCTGGGCGATCTTCTTGGCCAGCGAGTTGGCGACCGCCTTGGCGATCAGTGTCTTTCCGCATCCGGGCGGACCGTAGAGCAGGACACCCTTCGGCGGACGCAATGCGTAGTCGCGGAACAGATCCTTGTGCAGGAACGGCAGTTCCACGGCGTCGCGGATCTGCTCGATCTGTCGGCCGAGACCACCGATGTCCTCGTACCCGACGTCGGGGACCTCTTCGAGGACGAGATCCTCCACCTCGGCCTTCGGGACGCGCTCGAACGCGAAGCCGGCCTTTGTGTCGATCAGCAACGAGTCGCCCGGGCGCAGCTTCCGGCGTTTGCCGTCCTCCCCGTCGACCTCACCCATCAGTGGTTCGGCCAGCCAGACGACGCGTTCTTCGTCGGCGTGGCCCACCACGAGCGCACGACTTCCGTCGCCGAGGATCTCGCGCAAGGTGCTGATCTCGCCGACGGAATCGAACTCACATGCCTCGACGATGGTCAGCGCCTCGTTCAGCCGCAAGGTCTGACCCTTGCTGAGTGCGTCGATGTCGATATTCGGTGAGCAGGTGAGACGCATCTTGCGCCCGGAGGTGAAGACGTCGACCGTGCTGTCGGGGTGGATGTCGAGGAGCACGCCGTAGCCGCTGGGCGGCTGTCCGAGCCGGTCGACCTCCTCGCGGAGGGCGACGAGCTGCTGACGGGCCTCTTTGAGGGTGTCGAGCAGCTTCGCGTTGCGCGCGGTGAGGTTGTCGACTCGTTCCTGCAGATCCTTGGGGTCGGCGGGCCGCCCGAAAGACGACCGCTGCGAGTCGGAACGCACCACCGGTGAGGTGTACGCGGGGACGAATCCCTCGTCGGGCATCTGGACGGAATCGTCGCGGTCGGATCCGTCGTCGTGCGCACCCGAGGACCCGAGGCGGTCGGCGCCACTGGCGCCCTGGCGGTCAGATTCGGTCATTGCTGACTCCTCTCCCCGGCAAACACTTCTCTCGTGGAGTGTTTGCGCCGTAACCCCACGCTACCGGTGCGGGCCGGAAAACGCCGTGCACCGCGCGATTCACGTTGTTGACGGTCTGTTAAATCTACGTATTCGCAACGTATTCGCGACGTTTCGCGCGGTAAACCACTTTGCGAGCGACGTGTTCAGAACCTCACCCGCGCGATGGCCGACGCTGCGGCCGCAGGGTCGTGACACCGTCGGCGAGACGACGCGTGGTGATCAGAAACGCCGTGTGTCCTTGCATTTTGTGTTCGGGACGCACTGCGAGCCCGACTGCGCTCCAGTCTCTGACCAGCGACTCCCACGCACGGGGTTCGGTCCAGCACTCCTGCTCACGTATCGCCTCCATCACGCGCGACAACTGCGTGACCGTCGCCACATAGACGATCAGCACGCCACCCGGCGTCATCGCGTCCCGCACCACGTCGAGGGGCTCCCACGGAGCGAGCATGTCCAGCACGACGCGATCGAAACAGCCGTTCGCGGATACCTCGGAGGTGTCCAGGTGGGCCAGGTCGTCGATGACGAGATCCCAGTTGGGCGGCCTTCCGGCAAAGAACGTCTCGACGTTGCGGACGGCATGTTCGGCGTGGTCGTCGCGGATCTCATAGGAGGTGACCGAGCCCTCTGGACCGACGGCACGCAGCAACGAACAGGTCAGCGCGCCGGAACCCGCGCCCGCCTCCAAGACCCGGGCGCCGGGGAAGATGTCGCCCTCGGTGACGATCTGCGCCGCGTCCTTCGGATAGATGACCTGTGCGCCGCGTGGCATGGAGAGCACGTAGTCCACCAGCAGCGGCCGCAAGGCGAGGTACTGCGTACCACTGGTCGCCGATACGATGCTGCCTTCGGGCGAGCCGATCAGATCGTCGTGGGCGATCGCGCCACGATGGGTGTGGAAGAGTTTGCCCGTCTCGAGGTTCACGGTGAACTTGCGTCCCTTGGCATCGGTGAGCTGTACGCGATCACCTACGACGAAGGGGCCGGATGTCGGCATCGGATTGAGTCCTTCCGGCTGGTCGCGGCAACTCGCCCGCGCGCTCCGCTCCCGGCGCCGCTGGGTGTCGTTCCTCGAACCTGTCACTGTCGCGACCTACCCTGCCAGTTGTGAGTACGACAACTGAAGCCGGGCCCGTTCCCGGGGCCGCGGACGCCGCGAGTGCTTCGGCGAGCGGGCCGTCGCCACGAGGTCTGGTCGGACGCCCGCTGGCCCTGTCCCCCTCGCGCGCAGCCGACTTCAAGCAGTGCCCGCTGCTCTATCGGTACCGGGCGATCGACCGGTTCCCGGAGACCCCGACCAAGGCCCAGACGCGGGGCACGGTGGTCCACGCCGCGCTGGAGAATCTCTTCGACATGCCGGCGGAGTTGCGGACCCAGGAGTCGGCCGACCTGCTCGTCGAGGGCGCGTGGGCGGCGATGCGTGAGGGCGATCCGCAGCTGTCCGACGTCGTGGACGAGAGTCAGAGCGACCGCTTCGTGGCCGAGGCCCAGAAACTCATCGCCACCTACTACACGATGGAGAACCCGACCGCGTTCGAGGCCGACGCCTGTGAGGAACACGTCGAGATCGACGTCGACGATGTGCTGATGCGTGGGTTCATCGACCGGATCGACATCGCACCGACAGGCGAGATCCGGGTGGTCGACTACAAGACCGGGCGATCGCCCGGGGAGGCCTATGAGGCCAAGGCCCTCTTCCAGATGAAGTTCTATGCGCTTGCCATCCTCCGCACGCGCGGCGTGGTACCCAAACGTCTGCAGCTCATGTACCTGTCCGACGGTCAGCAGTTGATCTACGAACCCGACCGGGCCGAACTCGAACGTTTCTCCCGCACCCTCAAGGCCATCTGGTCCGCGATCCGTTCGGCGGTCGCCAGTGGCGACTTCCGGCCACGCCGCTCTCGCCTGTGCAGCATGTGCGAGCACAAGACACGCTGCCCGAGTTCGGTGGCGAAGTACCGCCCTACCCGGGGCCGCCTCCGGGATTCGCTCCCGAGCCCCAGTCCTGACCCCCTCACGGGGCCACTATGACGGTTGGCATACGGTGGCTGTGTGGAGAGCTGCTACTACGTGCCGATCGACAGTCCGGAAACTCTGCCGTCCCATGACTCGGCAACGAACGACCCGGCATCCTCTGGTCACGAGTATTTCCAGCCCACCGAGGCGACCCAGAGCGTGTGGGCGGCGACGATGCAGCACGGCGGACCCCCGTCGGGCCTGATGATGCGGTCGCTGCTCCGCTGCGACCCGCACCCGGGTCAGCGGTTCACGCGGGTGACCACCGAGATCCTCGGCCCGATCGGACTGGGGGTGAACCGCGTCCGCGCGCAGGTGGTCCGCCCGGGTCGCCAGATCAGCCTGGTGAGCACGGATCTCGAGGTGCGCCAACCCGACGGCTCGTTCCGCCTCGCCGCCCGATCGGTCGGTTGGCGACTCCGGACGGCCGACACCTCGGCCATCGCCGAGGGCCCGTCCCCGCTCACTCCGGTGCCCGCCGAGTTGACACCGGTAGCGGGCGTGACCGGCAACGTGGATCTGGGAGTTGACTGGGGTACAACAGGTTTCATCGGGTCGATCGAGTCGGCGACGCTCGCCGGACGCACCGGGGACACCCCGGCGGTCTGGATCCGCCCGGCGATCCCGCTGGTCGGTGGCGAGGAGATCTCCGAGCTGGAGTCGGTCTTCAGCGTCATCGACATCGCGAACGGCATGGGCACGCGCCTGCGTACCGACGAGTGGACGTGGATGAACACCGACACGACCGTGCATCTCACCCGGACGCCCAGCGGGCCGTGGGTGGGGATCGACGCCGACATGGTCCAGGGGCCCGACGGGTACGGCGCGACCTTCGCAGACCTCTACGACACCGACGGGTTCATCGGCCGGTCGGCGCAGACGGTGCTCCTTTCGGAGCTCTGAGCGGACCGGTCAGAAGCGGCAGGACCGGATGTCGGTGGCCAAGATCGCCTTCGCCCCGAGTTCGGACAGCTCGTCCATCAACCCCTGGTGTTCCTTGCGCGGCACCATCGCTCGTACGGCCACCCAGTCCGGATCCGCCATCGGCGCCACGGTCGGCGATTCGAGGCCCGGGGTCAGCGCGGATGCCTGGGCGAGGAGGGTCCGCGGGCAGTCGTAGTCGATCATCACGTACTGCT is a genomic window of Gordonia sp. SID5947 containing:
- the glgP gene encoding alpha-glucan family phosphorylase; the encoded protein is MKAFRRFTVRVPLPAELTDLTDLAHNLRWAWHSPTQDLFAAIDPALWHETADPLRLLAEVDPDRIAELSRDHAFLDRLATAREDLERYVARPRWFGDYVAGLDSEAVAPQSIAYFSMEFGISEVLPIYSGGLGILAGDHLKAASDLGLPLIGVGLFYRSGYFHQSLTDDGWQVERYPVNDPTSLPLRILADEGGPVIVTISMPGGRTLDAQVWVATVGRIPLLLLDSDLPANDEELRNVTDRLYGGDQDHRIKQEILLGIGGVRAVREYVRITGHAVPTVFHMNEGHAGFLGVERIREMCTAPDPLDFDTAEAVVRASNVFTTHTPVPAGIDRFPLDMVRYYLDADETGNSRLVPGLSVATVLDLGDEADPGVFNMAHMGFRLGQRSNGVSQLHGAVSREMFADLWPGFDAGEVPIGAVTNGVHGPTWTARRWQELAAGDGHAAVVGDLPADEIWEIRSTLRARLVDEVRRRAHTSGRERGFTDAELGWTSDIFDPAALTIGFARRAATYKRLTLMLRDPERLRRILTDPDRPVQLVVAGKAHPADNGAKALIQQVVRFTDDPALRDRIVFLPDYDISMAREIYSGCDVWLNNPVRPMEACGTSGMKSAMNGGLNLSILDGWWDEMADGENGWAIPSAEGVSDEHRRDDLEAEALYALLEETVIPMFYNRSTTGVPERWVEMVRHTLNRLGPRVQASRMVRDYTTALYGPAATQFASICADDFAPARDLADYRHLLDQSWPAVQVAGIDEAGTGDSLAEDSPQRVSLTLTAHVALGELTADRVRVQALVGRVTDEGEILDPVIAEMSPAPGADPSGRTLFVATVRPARSGRHGYTARVLPRHPQLSDDAELGLVRYPVGTAADAGPGHPAPHVPG
- the arc gene encoding proteasome ATPase, with amino-acid sequence MTESDRQGASGADRLGSSGAHDDGSDRDDSVQMPDEGFVPAYTSPVVRSDSQRSSFGRPADPKDLQERVDNLTARNAKLLDTLKEARQQLVALREEVDRLGQPPSGYGVLLDIHPDSTVDVFTSGRKMRLTCSPNIDIDALSKGQTLRLNEALTIVEACEFDSVGEISTLREILGDGSRALVVGHADEERVVWLAEPLMGEVDGEDGKRRKLRPGDSLLIDTKAGFAFERVPKAEVEDLVLEEVPDVGYEDIGGLGRQIEQIRDAVELPFLHKDLFRDYALRPPKGVLLYGPPGCGKTLIAKAVANSLAKKIAQVRGDDAKEAKSYFLNIKGPELLNKFVGETERHIRLIFQRAREKASEGTPVIVFFDEMDSIFRTRGSGVSSDVETTVVPQLLSEIDGVEGLENVIVIGASNREDMIDPAILRPGRLDVKIKIERPDAESAMDIFSKYLTEQLPVHADDLNEFGGDRTACVNAMIERVVERMYAESDDNRFLEVTYANGDKEIMYFKDFNSGAMIQNVVDRSKKYAIKSQLDTGAPGLRVQHLFDSILDEFAENEDLPNTTNPDDWARISGKKGERIVYIRTLVTGKSAGASRAIDTETNTGQYL
- a CDS encoding ubiquitin-like protein Pup; translated protein: MAQEQTKRGGGDDDDDIGSDGGAGQERREKLAEDTDDLLDEIDDVLEENAEDFVRAYVQKGGQ
- the prcB gene encoding proteasome subunit beta is translated as MSDRFGSLHPYQSTRPASPSSLLGADISSFTEYVRMHAPEQLPQHRAERMTLMGTATDEIPHGTTIVAVSYPGGVVLAGDRRSTAGNLIANRDVQKVYITDEYSAAGIAGTAGIAIEMVRLFAVELEHYEKIEGVSLTLDGKVSRLASMVRGNLGAAMQGLAAIPLLVGYDIDHDDPTERGRIFSFDVAGDRHEELGGYQAIGSGSVFAKSSLKKLYRNDLDAASALSIAIESLYDAADDDSATGGPDLIRKIFPTAVIVAADGAREVAPSEIEEAARTILDRRAAEHEGDPR
- a CDS encoding thioesterase family protein, which translates into the protein MESCYYVPIDSPETLPSHDSATNDPASSGHEYFQPTEATQSVWAATMQHGGPPSGLMMRSLLRCDPHPGQRFTRVTTEILGPIGLGVNRVRAQVVRPGRQISLVSTDLEVRQPDGSFRLAARSVGWRLRTADTSAIAEGPSPLTPVPAELTPVAGVTGNVDLGVDWGTTGFIGSIESATLAGRTGDTPAVWIRPAIPLVGGEEISELESVFSVIDIANGMGTRLRTDEWTWMNTDTTVHLTRTPSGPWVGIDADMVQGPDGYGATFADLYDTDGFIGRSAQTVLLSEL
- a CDS encoding tRNA (adenine-N1)-methyltransferase, which translates into the protein MPTSGPFVVGDRVQLTDAKGRKFTVNLETGKLFHTHRGAIAHDDLIGSPEGSIVSATSGTQYLALRPLLVDYVLSMPRGAQVIYPKDAAQIVTEGDIFPGARVLEAGAGSGALTCSLLRAVGPEGSVTSYEIRDDHAEHAVRNVETFFAGRPPNWDLVIDDLAHLDTSEVSANGCFDRVVLDMLAPWEPLDVVRDAMTPGGVLIVYVATVTQLSRVMEAIREQECWTEPRAWESLVRDWSAVGLAVRPEHKMQGHTAFLITTRRLADGVTTLRPQRRPSRG
- the dop gene encoding depupylase/deamidase Dop, translating into MQRIIGTEVEYGISAPGDPTANPIMTSTQAVLAYAAAAGVPRAKRTRWDYEVESPLRDARGFDLGRGAGPAPIIDADEIGAANMILTNGARLYVDHAHPEYSAPEVTDPMDAVIWDKAGERVMEAAARHVASVPGAPRLQLYKNNIDGKGASYGTHENYLMNRDTPFTAVIAGLTTFFASRQVITGSGRVGIGQSGDEAGYQLSQRSDYIEVEVGLETTLKRGIINTRDEPHADPERYRRLHVIIGDANLAETATYLKVGTTALVLDLIEAGVDFSDIELARPVQAVHTISHDPTLAATVALTDGRELTALALQREYLERCMKFHETERSDDTRAAHVLETWADVLDRLERDPMECADILDWPAKLRILEGFRQREGLGWSAPRLQLIDLQYSDVRLDKGLYNRLVARGSMKRLVDENDVLRAINQPPENTRAYFRGECLRRFGAEIAAASWDSVIFDLGGDSLVRIPTLEPLRGSRAHVGELLDSVNSAAELVDQLTTTA